Proteins from a genomic interval of Rosa chinensis cultivar Old Blush chromosome 2, RchiOBHm-V2, whole genome shotgun sequence:
- the LOC112189772 gene encoding phospholipase D alpha 4: MEGKVHRFLHGTLEATIFHATPYIPPPFPFNCIFGNGKPAYVTIKIDNKKVAKTTQERDRVWNQTFQILCAHSSDSTITITMKTKCTILGKFQIHAHQILSKASFINGNLPLLTESGKPNPELKLRFMLWFKPAEFEPSWGKMISYGEFQGLRNATFPQRSNSHVILYQDAHHCSSFKPSPEFCGTPRRLWEDVYKAIEGAEHLIYIAGWSFNPKMVLVRDPQTAIPHARGVKLGELLKQKAEEGVAVRIMLWDDETSLPLIKNEGIMRTHDEDAFAYFSHTQVVCKLCPRLHRKFPTIFSHHQKTITVDTKCCICPREREIMSFIGGLDLCDGRYDTEQHSLFHTLNTESHCYDFYQTNIAGSSLQKGGPRTPWHDVHACITGEAAWDVLTNFEQRWSKQCDPSVLVPASTLTSLIRQTYASKPSERGWNVQVLRSIDHVSASQLFRNLTVEQSIHEAYVKAIRGADRFIYIENQYFIGGCHLWARDQHCGCINLIPIEIALKVANKIKAKERFGVYIVIPMWPEGLPESESVQDILHLTRETMSMMYKMIGEAIKESGTQQHPRDYLNFYCLANREVETQGDFVPPHSPHSGTQYWNAQKHRRFMVYVHSKLMIVDDAYLIIGSANINQRSMDGKRDTEIAIGCYQTIRDDDHNSKTLRMSSTGDIGAYRMSLWYEHTGRAEELYEHPESLECVKTVRYIGDQMWKTYSGEEVVDMEGVHLVTYPVSVTEDGFVEELVEGGGLFPDTKSLVKGKRSKVLLPIFTT; this comes from the exons ATGGAGGGAAAAGTACATAGGTTTCTCCATGGAACACTTGAAGCTACCATCTTCCATGCCACACCTTACATACCACCACCATTCCCCTTCAAT TGTATATTTGGAAATGGGAAGCCAGCGTATGTGACCATCAAGATAGACAacaagaaagtagcaaaaacaACCCAAGAACGCGACCGCGTTTGGAACCAAACCTTTCAAATCCTATGTGCTCATTCATCAGATTCAACCATTACCATTACAATGAAAACAAAATGCACCATCTTGGGGAAATTTCAAATCCATGCTCATCAGATACTAAGTAAAGCAAGCTTTATTAATGGTAATCTCCCTCTCCTAACAGAAAGTGGGAAGCCAAATCCAGAACTTAAGCTCCGGTTCATGTTATGGTTTAAGCCGGCGGAATTTGAACCAAGTTGGGGGAAAATGATTAGCTATGGTGAATTCCAAGGGCTGAGGAATGCAACATTTCCACAGAGATCCAATAGTCATGTCATTCTTTATCAAGATGCTCATCATTGCTCAAGTTTCAAGCCTTCGCCTGAGTTTTGTGGGACTCCAAGAAGACTATGGGAGGATGTATACAAAGCTATTGAGGGTGCAGAACATTTGATTTACATTGCAGGCTGGTCTTTTAATCCAAAAATGGTCCTG GTCAGGGATCCTCAAACAGCAATCCCACATGCAAGAGGAGTGAAGCTTGGTGAACTTTTGAAACAGAAAGCTGAGGAAGGCGTGGCGGTGAGAATTATGCTTTGGGATGATGAAACATCTTTACCACTTATCAAGAATGAAGGAATTATGAGAACACATGATGAAGATGCATTTGCCTACTTTTCACACACCCAAGTAGTGTGCAAATTGTGCCCAAGGTTGCACCGTAAGTTCCCCACAATCTTCTCTCACCATCAGAAAACAATAACCGTAGACACTAAATGTTGCATTTGTCCAAGGGAGAGAGAAATTATGAGCTTCATTGGTGGGCTGGATCTATGTGATGGCCGCTATGACACCGAGCAACATTCATTGTTCCACACACTCAACACAGAATCACATTGCTATGATTTCTACCAGACGAACATTGCGGGGTCTAGCCTCCAAAAAGGAGGGCCAAGAACACCATGGCACGATGTTCATGCTTGTATAACCGGGGAGGCTGCTTGGGATGTGCTAACGAATTTCGAGCAACGATGGAGTAAACAATGTGATCCTTCTGTATTGGTTCCTGCTAGCACCTTAACAAGCTTGATTCGGCAGACTTATGCAAGTAAACCCTCTGAACGGGGTTGGAATGTTCAAGTGCTCAGATCAATTGACCACGTTTCGGCATCCCAATTGTTCCGAAACTTGACTGTGGAGCAAAGCATTCACGAGGCTTATGTGAAAGCAATTAGAGGTGCGGATAGGTTTATCTACATTGAGAACCAATATTTCATAGGAGGGTGTCATTTGTGGGCGAGGGACCAACATTGTGGGTGTATAAACTTGATTCCAATTGAGATTGCACTCAAGGTGGCCAATAAGATAAAAGCAAAGGAGCGGTTTGGAGTGTACATAGTAATACCAATGTGGCCAGAAGGTCTACCTGAGAGTGAATCAGTTCAGGATATACTTCATTTGACTAGGGAAACAATGTCAATGATGTACAAGATGATTGGAGAAGCTATAAAAGAAAGTGGGACTCAGCAGCACCCAAGAGACTATTTGAACTTCTATTGCCTTGCCAATAGAGAAGTAGAGACACAAGGAGACTTTGTCCCTCCACATTCTCCTCACAGTGGAACACAATACTGGAATGCACAGAAGCATAGGAGGTTCATGGTGTATGTTCACTCCAAGCTCATGATAG TGGACGATGCATACCTTATCATAGGATCTGCAAACATAAACCAAAGATCAATGGATGGAAAACGAGACACCGAGATTGCCATCGGATGCTACCAGACAATCAGAGACGATGATCATAACAGCAAGACTTTAAGGATGAGCTCTACAGGGGACATTGGAGCATACCGAATGTCATTATGGTACGAGCACACAGGCCGCGCTGAAGAGTTGTACGAACACCCCGAAAGCTTAGAATGCGTGAAGACGGTGCGTTATATCGGAGACCAGATGTGGAAAACTTACAGCGGTGAAGAAGTGGTCGACATGGAAGGTGTTCACCTTGTGACATACCCTGTGAGTGTAACAGAGGATGGTTTTGTTGAGGAGCTTGTGGAAGGAGGTGGTCTTTTTCCTGATACAAAGAGTTTGGTTAAGGGCAAGAGATCAAAAGTTCTACTGCCAATATTTACTACCTAG